From the Malassezia vespertilionis chromosome 5, complete sequence genome, the window GCAGATCAGAACAACGACGGCTCCTACACGTTTGTCATCTCAAACAAGGACTCTGGCGTTTATAACTGGCTCGATACCGTCGGGCGCAATCAGGGCACCATCATGGTCCGCTGGCAGGGCCTTCCTACCGATGGTAGTGGGAAGAAGGATCTTCATGCtactgcgcgcgtcgtcaagctcgacaagctgcgcagcactcTGCCGCAGGAGACGCGCTTTGTCTCTAAGGACGAGCGCCAGCAGCTCTTGCAGGAGCGTGCGAAACAGTACGATCGCTTGCACTTTCAGTGATTATTTAGGGGCTGCCTCGTCATTCTTACCCCTCTTGTTTGCGAATAAAATGGTTCGGTACAATTACTTTGTCATGTGTATGGATGGTGGGACCTCTGTTATACCGGCGCTATGCATCCTGACCAAGCGGTCCCACATCCGCTGCTGTACATGCGGTCTGCTTATAGGGCAGTGCGTGGTCACCGATCTCGGAATTCCGTAGTACTCCCAATGAATTACTCCGCTGCCAGCCGCTTTATATAATTGGCATAATTGTACATGTGGAGAGACCTCCGCTATTATCATGAATTTTTGCATCTTGTTTCTTGCAGCACTCGCAGTTGCCATCTGTCAGGCAGCTCCCGCATCCAACACCAAGCACACGTACAACTGCACCGTGTACAGCAAGCACAATCTCAAGTGGCACTCGTACGAAAACGGCGACTATGGCTTCTTGTCCGTCTCGAATCGCAAAGATGACCAGGGTCGCCCAATTCTGACCAAGATCGACAAGAACGGGAGTCCTGCCAATCCAGTCAAgtttgtgcgcaccgtcTGCGATCCACCGGAGGGTACAAAGGGATACATGGGCATTGGGAAAGGTGCTAAGCCCAACGGTGCTACCTACGGTCATCTCGCACTGGAAAGCGACCAGTCTAAGTGTGTCACAGCTACTGGCCTCGAGAAGAAGGGAATCAACTTTGTGCTGGACAAGTGCCACAAGCAGAATTCTGCCGTTCAGCTCAAGCAGTTCTTTGGCGAGTCGGTGAATGGAATCACACTTGGCTTCATGGGGCAAAAGTACGCCATGCAGGACAAGAACTATGAGATGCACTTTTCCGATGATTCGGCCAGCACGGTCGAAATCGACTTTATTGGCTCCAAGCAGCCAAACAGTACCATTTACTTTTACTGGGAAAAGTTCCCCGACCAGTAGATGGCAACAGGTCTGCTGTCCCAACAGGACATTGGTATATGCATATACTTGCATTTGTTCATATTCGCATTATAATTGCTCCTAGTTCAATGAACCATTTTGTTATCTGTCCATCTCGCACTGTACCCATGATGCATCTGCTGACTATACGCATGCGGCTGTCCAAGCAACATTCATACCAATCCCACACTTTCTAAAACTGGTGATGTGCAGTTGGCCCGTGCGTGGTCAGACGGCTTCGGAATTCCGTGGGCACTCAAAATttccgccgccgcacgtCCACTATAAAAGTATGCATGGCATCGCTGCAAGATCACAATCCTTCATACAACAATGAAATTCGGCCTTTTGTCTTTTGCAGCACTCGCAGTCGCCATCTGCCAGGCAGCTCCCGCATCTAACGCCAAGCACACGTACAACTGCACTGCGTACAGCACGCACGATCTCAAGTGGCACTCGCTCGATAATGACGACTTTGGCTACTTGTCTATATCGAACCTCAAAGATGATCAAGGTCGCCCAATTTTGACCACACTCGAGAAGGACGGTTCCCCTGCAAAGCCGGTCAagtttgtgcgcacgatCTGCGATCCGCCGGAGGGCACAAAGGGATACATGGGCATTGGAAAGGGCTCCAAGTCCAATGGTGTTAGCTTTGGCCATATTGCACTTGAAAGTGACCAGTCTAAGTGTGTCACAGCTACTGGCCTCGAGAAGAAGGGAATCAACTTTGTGCTGGACAAGTGCCACAAGCAGAATTCTGCCGTTCAGCTCAAGCAGTTCTTTGGCGAAGCGGTGAATGGAATTACGCTCAACTTTATGGGACACAAGTATGGCTCACAAGACAAGAACTACGAGTTGCACATTGGGAAAGGCAAAGGTAACCCGATTGAGGCCGACTTTGTCGGTTCCAAGCAATCGAACAGCTCCGTCTTTTTCTACTGGCTCAAGTTCCCCAACCAGTAAACTGCAGCACAAGGCAGCTGATCAAGCAGGATCCGTTGCATGTAAATTCACTTGGATTCATCCTTATGCGCAGTACAGTTACTCGTAGTTTATAAAACATTGTTTGCTTCTTTCTTTGCATTTGGAGTCCAGAATCTGTGCTACACTTTGCATTCGGAGTCCAGAGTCTGTGCTACACTTTCCAACAGTGACAGACTTCCTTCTTACCCAACTTTCCCCATGCCATCGTAAACCCTAATCTAATAGTCACTCTATCTTATTTTTCGTACACAAATAAAAAAACATCGTTATTGTTTACACGGTCCCTATACTTTGGCCATCAGATGTCGGTTCAGAATAAACTTGGACAATGTGAGACACGCGGCGGATCCAGTCACTAATGCACCACAGCACACTTGCGCTTTCCAGAACGAATCTGTGTCCAAATCCACAAGCGCACCGGCAATTGGATTACCCACAAGCATACCCACACCGGCAAACAAAAAACAAATGCCAACGCGCGCTCCCATCTCATGGAGATTGTTGGTAAGACTTGCAACGCACGAGGGCGGCAGCGACACGTATGCACCTGTGAAGAAACCGTACAGGATGGTGAAAACGCACATGCCGGGTACATTTTTTATACCGAGCCAGCAAAACGCGAGGATCGCAGAGGCAATCGCCATAGGTGCAAGTGTATTAAAAGGACCAATACGATCAGCCAGGATGCTAGGAATAATACGACCAAAGGCACTCGCACCATTTATGATGGCCACCAGGTAATACCCTAGCGGCTCACTGGCCCCCGctttgcgcatcgcgtACGCAGTTGCGTGGTAGTAAGGGATATAGGCGCCCATGTAA encodes:
- a CDS encoding uncharacterized protein (SECRETED:SignalP(1-24)) yields the protein MKFGLLSFAALAVAICQAAPASNAKHTYNCTAYSTHDLKWHSLDNDDFGYLSISNLKDDQGRPILTTLEKDGSPAKPVKFVRTICDPPEGTKGYMGIGKGSKSNGVSFGHIALESDQSKCVTATGLEKKGINFVLDKCHKQNSAVQLKQFFGEAVNGITLNFMGHKYGSQDKNYELHIGKGKGNPIEADFVGSKQSNSSVFFYWLKFPNQ
- a CDS encoding uncharacterized protein (SECRETED:SignalP(1-18)), encoding MNFCILFLAALAVAICQAAPASNTKHTYNCTVYSKHNLKWHSYENGDYGFLSVSNRKDDQGRPILTKIDKNGSPANPVKFVRTVCDPPEGTKGYMGIGKGAKPNGATYGHLALESDQSKCVTATGLEKKGINFVLDKCHKQNSAVQLKQFFGESVNGITLGFMGQKYAMQDKNYEMHFSDDSASTVEIDFIGSKQPNSTIYFYWEKFPDQ